Proteins from one Ammospiza nelsoni isolate bAmmNel1 chromosome 18, bAmmNel1.pri, whole genome shotgun sequence genomic window:
- the EMID1 gene encoding EMI domain-containing protein 1 isoform X1, with product MAGARGCRRRPALPAALPAALGLCGTLCLLLPPPAAAWSPALLPPAARSNWCSYTVTRTVSCHVQNGTFLQRVFQGCRWPLACSGGSYRAVVRPLYRVTYRTLTALEWRCCPGHGGQNCEEAGEAPRGGPPVLTPLSSARPSLTLRDPSAAPRRPPLHPAAFSGCLNCSRVGELTARLATLEAQVARLAVAEPPRGSSPGRGPEAGQLWGSPAARGSPGDDGRPGWRGPPGPQGGAGGRGVKGPAGPPGPPGPPGPPGRDGAPGLPGEKGSPGPPGPPGPPAPLGPAIPRLAEPGDPILSNTFTEATRSVVGPVGPPGPAGPMGPPGPPGPVGPPGPPGPDGRAGAPGAAGPPGDKGDTGPQGPPGSRGQDGAQGEPGPRGQPGDRGTWGEGLHQLREALKILAERVLILETMIGLYEPEPGSGSGAPGTATPGVPRARRGSGHPPYRIVTAPRHNLPGP from the exons ATGGCCGGGGCCCGGgggtgccgccgccgcccggcgctgcccgcggcTCTGCCcgcagccctggggctctgcgggaccctgtgcctgctgctgccgccgcccgccgccgcctgGAGCCCGGCCCTgctgccgcccgccgcccgcag CAACTGGTGCTCCTACACGGTGACACGGACGGTGTCGTGCCACGTCCAGAACGGGACCTTCCTGCAGAGGGTGTTCCAGGGCTGCCGCTGGCCCCTGGCCTGCAGCGGGGGCAG CTACCGCGCCGTGGTGAGACCACTCTACAGGGTGACCTACAGGACACTGACGGCGCTGGAGTGGCGCTGCTGCCCCGGACACGGCGGACAAAACTGCGAGGAAG CAGGCGAAGCCCCGCGTGGGGGTCCCCCCGTGCTGACCCCCCTTTCCTCGGCTCGCCCCTCGCTCACCCTGCGGGACCCCAGCGCCGCCCCTCGCCGGCCCCCCCTGCACCCCGCGGCCTTCTCAG GGTGCCTGAACTGCAGCCGTGTCGGGGAGCTCACAGCGCGGCTCGCCACCCTCGAGGCGCAG GTGGCGCGGCTGGCGGTGGCCGAGCcccccaggggcagcagcccgGGCAGGGGGCCCGAGGCcgggcagctctgggggtcGCCGGCCGCCCGAGGGAGCCCCGGCGATGACG GGAGACCCGGCTGGAGGGGCCCCCCCGGGCCCCAGGGCGGCGCGGGAGGACGGGGAGTGAAGGGGCCCGCGGGGCCACCAG GTCCCCCCGGCCCCCCGGGACCGCCCGGCCGGGATGGAGCCCCGGGGCTCCCCGGAGAGAAGGGGTCCCCCGGGCCCCCcggcccccccggccccccTGCCCCGCTGGGGCCCGCGATCCCCCGGCTGGCCGAGCCCG GGGACCCCATCCTGTCCAACACCTTCACCGAAGCCACCAGGAGCGTCGTGGGTCCCGTGGGACCCCCGGGACCCGCGGGGCCGATGG GTCCCCCCGGCCCCCCCGGGCCCGTCGGTCCCCCCGGGCCCCCCGGACCCGAT ggcagggcaggagcgcCCGGAGCTGCGGGGCCCCCGGGGGACAAGGGGGACACG ggtccCCAGGGCCCCCCGGGCAGCCGCGGGCAGGACGGGGCACAG GGCGAGCCGGGCCCCCGGGGCCAGCCGGGCGACAGGGGCACGTGG GGGGAGGGTTTGCACCAGCTCCGCGAGGCGCTCAAGATTTTAGCGGAGAGGGTTTTAATCCTGGAAACAATGATTGGGCTCTACG AGCCAGAGCCCGGCTCGGGCAGCGGCGCCCCCGGCACGGCGACCCCCGGGGTGCCCCGTGCCAGGCGTGGAAGTGGGCACCCCCCGTACCGCATCGTCACCGCGCCCCgccacaacctccctgggccGTGA
- the EMID1 gene encoding EMI domain-containing protein 1 isoform X2 — translation MAGARGCRRRPALPAALPAALGLCGTLCLLLPPPAAAWSPALLPPAARSNWCSYTVTRTVSCHVQNGTFLQRVFQGCRWPLACSGGSYRAVVRPLYRVTYRTLTALEWRCCPGHGGQNCEEGEAPRGGPPVLTPLSSARPSLTLRDPSAAPRRPPLHPAAFSGCLNCSRVGELTARLATLEAQVARLAVAEPPRGSSPGRGPEAGQLWGSPAARGSPGDDGRPGWRGPPGPQGGAGGRGVKGPAGPPGPPGPPGPPGRDGAPGLPGEKGSPGPPGPPGPPAPLGPAIPRLAEPGDPILSNTFTEATRSVVGPVGPPGPAGPMGPPGPPGPVGPPGPPGPDGRAGAPGAAGPPGDKGDTGPQGPPGSRGQDGAQGEPGPRGQPGDRGTWGEGLHQLREALKILAERVLILETMIGLYEPEPGSGSGAPGTATPGVPRARRGSGHPPYRIVTAPRHNLPGP, via the exons ATGGCCGGGGCCCGGgggtgccgccgccgcccggcgctgcccgcggcTCTGCCcgcagccctggggctctgcgggaccctgtgcctgctgctgccgccgcccgccgccgcctgGAGCCCGGCCCTgctgccgcccgccgcccgcag CAACTGGTGCTCCTACACGGTGACACGGACGGTGTCGTGCCACGTCCAGAACGGGACCTTCCTGCAGAGGGTGTTCCAGGGCTGCCGCTGGCCCCTGGCCTGCAGCGGGGGCAG CTACCGCGCCGTGGTGAGACCACTCTACAGGGTGACCTACAGGACACTGACGGCGCTGGAGTGGCGCTGCTGCCCCGGACACGGCGGACAAAACTGCGAGGAAG GCGAAGCCCCGCGTGGGGGTCCCCCCGTGCTGACCCCCCTTTCCTCGGCTCGCCCCTCGCTCACCCTGCGGGACCCCAGCGCCGCCCCTCGCCGGCCCCCCCTGCACCCCGCGGCCTTCTCAG GGTGCCTGAACTGCAGCCGTGTCGGGGAGCTCACAGCGCGGCTCGCCACCCTCGAGGCGCAG GTGGCGCGGCTGGCGGTGGCCGAGCcccccaggggcagcagcccgGGCAGGGGGCCCGAGGCcgggcagctctgggggtcGCCGGCCGCCCGAGGGAGCCCCGGCGATGACG GGAGACCCGGCTGGAGGGGCCCCCCCGGGCCCCAGGGCGGCGCGGGAGGACGGGGAGTGAAGGGGCCCGCGGGGCCACCAG GTCCCCCCGGCCCCCCGGGACCGCCCGGCCGGGATGGAGCCCCGGGGCTCCCCGGAGAGAAGGGGTCCCCCGGGCCCCCcggcccccccggccccccTGCCCCGCTGGGGCCCGCGATCCCCCGGCTGGCCGAGCCCG GGGACCCCATCCTGTCCAACACCTTCACCGAAGCCACCAGGAGCGTCGTGGGTCCCGTGGGACCCCCGGGACCCGCGGGGCCGATGG GTCCCCCCGGCCCCCCCGGGCCCGTCGGTCCCCCCGGGCCCCCCGGACCCGAT ggcagggcaggagcgcCCGGAGCTGCGGGGCCCCCGGGGGACAAGGGGGACACG ggtccCCAGGGCCCCCCGGGCAGCCGCGGGCAGGACGGGGCACAG GGCGAGCCGGGCCCCCGGGGCCAGCCGGGCGACAGGGGCACGTGG GGGGAGGGTTTGCACCAGCTCCGCGAGGCGCTCAAGATTTTAGCGGAGAGGGTTTTAATCCTGGAAACAATGATTGGGCTCTACG AGCCAGAGCCCGGCTCGGGCAGCGGCGCCCCCGGCACGGCGACCCCCGGGGTGCCCCGTGCCAGGCGTGGAAGTGGGCACCCCCCGTACCGCATCGTCACCGCGCCCCgccacaacctccctgggccGTGA